The Streptomyces phaeolivaceus genome has a window encoding:
- a CDS encoding DUF3097 domain-containing protein, which yields MRQYSPDLTPPWKKSPPAPEVPADPGLVVEEPTTGFCGAVIGCEAGTVTLEDRFGKHRVFPLEPRGFLLEGRVVTLVRPAASAPVRPARTASGSVAVPGARARVARAGRICVEGRHDAELVEKVWGDDLRVEGVVVEYLEGVDDLPSVVADFAPGPDARLGVLVDHLVPGSKESRIAASVTSEHALVVGHPYIDIWEAVKPSSVGIPAWPRVPRGQDWKTGVCRALGWPAENTGAVWQAILGRVGSYRDLEPELLGRVEELIDFVTDSGGA from the coding sequence ATGCGCCAGTACTCACCCGACCTGACCCCTCCCTGGAAGAAGTCCCCGCCGGCCCCCGAGGTCCCGGCCGACCCCGGGCTGGTCGTCGAGGAGCCCACCACCGGCTTCTGCGGGGCGGTCATCGGCTGCGAGGCGGGCACGGTGACGCTGGAGGACCGCTTCGGCAAGCACCGGGTGTTCCCGCTGGAGCCCCGGGGCTTCCTCCTGGAGGGCCGGGTGGTGACGCTGGTCCGCCCCGCCGCGTCGGCCCCGGTCCGTCCCGCCCGTACGGCCTCCGGTTCGGTCGCGGTCCCCGGCGCCCGCGCGCGTGTGGCCCGCGCCGGGCGCATCTGTGTCGAGGGCCGTCATGACGCGGAACTCGTCGAGAAGGTGTGGGGCGACGATCTGCGCGTCGAGGGCGTGGTGGTGGAGTACCTGGAGGGCGTGGACGACCTGCCGTCGGTCGTCGCGGACTTCGCCCCGGGCCCTGATGCGAGGTTGGGCGTCCTGGTCGACCACCTGGTCCCCGGCAGCAAGGAGTCACGCATCGCCGCGTCGGTCACGAGCGAACACGCCCTGGTCGTCGGCCACCCGTACATCGACATCTGGGAGGCCGTGAAGCCGTCCTCGGTCGGCATCCCGGCATGGCCGCGCGTACCGCGCGGGCAGGACTGGAAGACGGGCGTGTGCCGGGCGCTGGGGTGGCCTGCGGAGAACACCGGGGCGGTGTGGCAGGCGATTCTGGGGCGGGTGGGGTCTTATCGGGACCTGGAGCCGGAGCTGTTGGGGAGGGTGGAGGAACTGATCGACTTCGTCACGGATAGCGGTGGGGCCTGA
- a CDS encoding Uma2 family endonuclease yields MTAVDERGMTRFFETFEPPEGVKAELLRGEIVMMASPDLVHNVIVMLLGRQVPVDHWYALQTQDVDIVSEASEPVPDLVVVAPETLPASGRLLPSTLITMVVEVVSKTSIDRDYGVKRSIYAAGGVPVYLVVDPVMAQCVVLTEPEGVGEKADYKGQAIWKFGETVPVSALRLDIDTSGFSTFPNVRPHRYP; encoded by the coding sequence ATGACCGCTGTGGACGAGCGCGGGATGACCAGGTTCTTCGAGACGTTCGAGCCGCCCGAGGGTGTCAAGGCCGAACTTCTCCGGGGAGAAATCGTGATGATGGCCAGCCCTGACCTGGTGCACAACGTCATTGTGATGTTGCTGGGCAGGCAGGTTCCGGTTGATCACTGGTACGCCCTCCAGACACAGGACGTCGACATCGTCAGCGAGGCGAGCGAGCCTGTTCCCGACTTGGTCGTCGTGGCACCCGAGACTCTGCCCGCCTCGGGGCGGCTGCTTCCGTCCACGCTGATCACCATGGTCGTCGAGGTCGTTTCCAAGACCAGCATCGACCGCGACTACGGGGTGAAGCGGTCGATCTACGCCGCAGGTGGGGTGCCTGTCTACCTCGTCGTCGACCCGGTCATGGCACAGTGCGTCGTGTTGACGGAGCCCGAGGGCGTTGGCGAGAAGGCCGACTACAAGGGGCAGGCGATTTGGAAGTTCGGCGAAACGGTGCCCGTGTCAGCTCTGCGACTCGACATCGACACCAGCGGATTCAGTACGTTCCCCAACGTCAGGCCCCACCGCTATCCGTGA
- the hemW gene encoding radical SAM family heme chaperone HemW, with the protein MPSALPDGEPVPDDGALPAHALADAAERPLGFYLHVPYCATRCGYCDFNTYTATELRSTGGVLASRDNYADTVVDEIRLARKVLGDDPRPVRTVFVGGGTPTLLAADDLVRMLGAIREEFGLADDAEVTTEANPESVDPAYLETLRAGGFNRLSFGMQSARQHVLKILDRTHTPGRPEACVAEARAAGFDHVNLDLIYGTPGESDDDWRASLDAALGAGPDHVSAYALIVEEGTRLARRIRRGEVPMTDDDVHADRYLIAEEMLSAAGFDWYEVSNWATSAAGRCLHNELYWRGADWWGAGPGAHSHVGGVRWWNVKHPGAYAGALAAGRSPGAGRELLADEDRRVERILLELRLREGCPLSLLREEGLKAAERALSDGLLAAGPYAEGRAVLTLRGRLLADAVVRDLVD; encoded by the coding sequence ATGCCTTCCGCACTCCCCGACGGTGAGCCCGTCCCCGATGACGGGGCGCTGCCCGCGCACGCCCTGGCCGACGCGGCCGAGCGACCCCTCGGGTTCTATCTGCACGTTCCGTACTGCGCGACCCGTTGCGGCTACTGCGACTTCAACACCTACACCGCGACCGAGCTGCGCTCCACCGGCGGCGTCCTCGCCTCCCGCGACAACTACGCGGACACGGTCGTCGACGAGATCCGTCTCGCCCGCAAGGTCCTCGGCGACGACCCGCGCCCCGTCCGCACGGTCTTCGTCGGCGGCGGCACCCCCACGCTGCTGGCCGCCGACGATCTCGTCCGGATGCTGGGGGCGATCCGGGAGGAGTTCGGGCTCGCGGACGACGCGGAGGTGACGACCGAGGCGAACCCGGAGTCGGTCGACCCCGCCTATCTGGAGACCCTGCGCGCGGGCGGCTTCAACCGGCTCTCGTTCGGAATGCAGAGCGCGCGGCAGCACGTGCTGAAGATCCTCGACCGTACGCATACGCCGGGGCGCCCGGAGGCGTGCGTCGCGGAGGCGCGCGCCGCCGGCTTCGACCACGTCAACCTGGACCTGATCTACGGCACGCCCGGGGAGTCCGACGACGACTGGCGGGCCTCCCTGGACGCCGCGCTCGGCGCCGGGCCGGACCACGTCTCGGCGTACGCCCTGATCGTGGAGGAGGGGACGCGGCTCGCCCGGCGCATCCGCCGGGGCGAGGTGCCTATGACCGACGACGACGTGCACGCCGACCGGTATCTGATCGCCGAGGAGATGCTCTCGGCCGCCGGGTTCGACTGGTACGAGGTCTCCAACTGGGCCACCTCCGCCGCCGGGCGGTGCCTCCACAACGAGCTGTACTGGCGCGGCGCGGACTGGTGGGGCGCGGGACCGGGCGCCCACAGCCACGTCGGTGGCGTCCGCTGGTGGAACGTCAAGCACCCCGGCGCGTACGCGGGCGCGCTGGCCGCCGGGCGCTCCCCTGGCGCCGGACGCGAACTCCTGGCCGACGAGGACCGCCGGGTCGAACGCATCCTGCTGGAACTGCGGCTCCGCGAGGGCTGCCCGCTGTCCCTGCTCCGGGAGGAGGGCCTCAAGGCCGCCGAGCGCGCCCTCTCCGACGGGCTCTTGGCGGCGGGGCCGTACGCGGAGGGGCGCGCGGTGCTCACCCTGCGGGGGCGCCTGCTGGCGGACGCGGTGGTGCGGGACCTGGTGGACTGA
- a CDS encoding ATP-binding SpoIIE family protein phosphatase, which translates to MAHVLLPGGPLAPGAARRFMGAALAEWAELELPGAAALSARLVEDALVVVSELVTNAVVHAGTDVDLLCRLGRDDPTDAGWLLVEVSDHHPSREVREEGAERPYLVERPYGAAEYGRGLRLVAALSEAWGITYRTGVKTVWARLSVDGVLAADGALAVEGAFETYGGDEDESVEGAGGRDGGEGREGREGDEGVQDWDARAYAGRSGYGGEAGRGPGAHPADPVSPAPWRAGERDPEWLNRGALSFLAEASDLLAGQLDEDLVAALAGQLLVPRLADWCAVWLEDEGLGWRGGDGSFGPAPRLARVWHGSENRIEELRRALEQDPPRLPESVRSRAVPVPWPGGGVESGAEGGSEGGTETGTAGDGSGPVGQAEGGREREGEGEGEGGAALAYRLIAGGRPLGTLVIGRAGLLRFPDEVTGLVEDLSRRIALSIGAARQYARQATISRVLQRGLLPGAVAEIPGVSSALVYEPCDKGGPSGDFYDLFPAGRGRWCFAIGDVQGKGPEAAVVIGLARPWLRLLAREGYGVADVLDRLNQLLLDDATEAADAAARALVTAGDPGLVDPDGPQTRFLSLLYGELVPVAGGVRCTLASAGHPLPLLLGPDGDVRAVAEPQTLLGVIEDTEYVSETFELRCGDTLLCVTDGVTERRNGPHMFDDEDGLALALSGCAGLDAQLIAERIRRLVHEFGDRPPDDDLALLVLRAE; encoded by the coding sequence ATGGCGCATGTCCTGCTTCCCGGCGGTCCGCTCGCGCCGGGAGCCGCCCGGCGCTTCATGGGCGCCGCGCTCGCGGAGTGGGCCGAGCTCGAACTGCCGGGCGCCGCCGCGCTCTCCGCCCGTCTCGTCGAGGACGCGCTCGTCGTGGTCAGTGAACTGGTCACCAACGCGGTCGTCCACGCGGGCACCGACGTCGATCTGCTCTGCCGTCTCGGCCGCGACGACCCGACCGACGCCGGGTGGCTGCTCGTCGAGGTCTCGGACCACCATCCCTCCCGGGAGGTACGCGAGGAGGGCGCCGAACGGCCCTACCTCGTCGAACGGCCTTACGGGGCCGCCGAGTACGGGCGCGGTCTGCGGCTGGTCGCGGCGCTCTCCGAGGCATGGGGGATCACCTACCGGACCGGCGTGAAGACCGTCTGGGCACGGCTGTCGGTGGACGGGGTGCTGGCGGCCGACGGGGCCCTGGCCGTGGAGGGCGCGTTCGAGACGTACGGCGGGGATGAGGACGAGAGCGTTGAGGGAGCCGGCGGGCGCGACGGGGGTGAAGGGCGTGAAGGGCGTGAAGGGGACGAAGGGGTCCAGGACTGGGACGCGCGGGCGTACGCCGGTCGCTCCGGCTACGGCGGGGAGGCCGGCCGTGGCCCCGGCGCGCACCCGGCCGATCCGGTCAGCCCCGCGCCCTGGCGCGCTGGGGAGCGCGACCCGGAGTGGTTGAACCGGGGTGCGCTCTCCTTCCTCGCCGAGGCGTCCGATCTGCTCGCCGGACAGCTGGACGAGGACCTGGTCGCCGCGCTCGCCGGACAGCTGCTGGTGCCGAGGCTGGCCGACTGGTGCGCGGTGTGGCTGGAGGACGAGGGGCTCGGCTGGCGCGGCGGCGACGGATCGTTCGGCCCCGCGCCCCGGCTCGCCCGCGTCTGGCACGGCAGCGAGAACCGCATCGAGGAACTGCGCCGCGCCCTGGAACAGGACCCCCCGAGGCTGCCCGAGTCGGTGCGGTCGCGGGCGGTGCCGGTGCCGTGGCCGGGGGGCGGAGTGGAGAGCGGGGCGGAGGGCGGAAGCGAGGGCGGGACGGAGACCGGTACCGCCGGGGACGGAAGCGGTCCCGTGGGTCAGGCCGAGGGCGGGCGCGAGCGGGAGGGCGAGGGCGAGGGTGAAGGCGGGGCAGCGCTCGCGTACCGGCTGATCGCCGGTGGGCGTCCGCTCGGCACGCTCGTCATCGGCCGGGCCGGACTGCTCCGCTTCCCGGACGAGGTGACCGGGCTGGTGGAGGACCTCAGCCGGCGGATCGCGCTGTCCATCGGGGCGGCCCGCCAGTACGCCCGCCAGGCCACCATCAGCCGGGTCCTGCAACGCGGACTGCTGCCGGGCGCGGTCGCCGAGATCCCCGGGGTGTCCAGCGCACTGGTGTACGAGCCGTGCGACAAGGGCGGACCCAGCGGCGACTTCTACGACCTGTTCCCGGCGGGCCGGGGCCGCTGGTGCTTCGCGATCGGCGATGTGCAGGGCAAGGGCCCCGAGGCAGCGGTCGTCATCGGCCTCGCCCGGCCCTGGCTGCGGCTGCTCGCCCGCGAGGGGTACGGCGTCGCCGACGTCCTCGACCGCCTCAACCAGCTCCTCCTGGACGACGCGACCGAGGCCGCGGACGCCGCCGCCCGCGCCCTGGTCACGGCGGGCGACCCCGGCCTCGTCGACCCCGACGGCCCCCAGACCCGCTTCCTCTCCCTCCTCTACGGCGAACTCGTCCCCGTCGCCGGCGGCGTCCGCTGCACCCTCGCCTCGGCCGGGCACCCGCTGCCGCTGCTCCTGGGCCCCGACGGCGACGTACGGGCGGTGGCCGAACCGCAGACGCTGCTCGGGGTGATCGAGGACACCGAGTACGTCTCCGAGACGTTCGAGCTGCGCTGCGGCGACACGTTGCTGTGTGTGACCGACGGGGTCACCGAGCGGCGCAACGGCCCCCACATGTTCGACGACGAGGACGGCCTCGCCCTCGCGCTCTCCGGCTGCGCCGGACTCGACGCCCAGCTGATCGCCGAACGCATCCGACGCCTCGTGCACGAGTTCGGGGACCGGCCGCCGGACGACGATCTGGCGCTGCTGGTGCTGCGGGCGGAGTGA
- a CDS encoding ATP-binding protein produces MSENSATRVLENGQKDSQSDGLIRASDLRALTAAMTAARDGSFTKTPETGPAPVAELCALFNQIIGRSTHFGGEVQRVRRELVRHGRLDERLSASPGQGAWAPRVDDVNQTLDALVAPAANATRVLDAVAGGDLTQRVDLHDGNRQLRGDLRRLGRAVNKMVDQLSLFTGEVTRVAREVGTEGRLGGRAKVRGLSGSWRDVTEAVNTMAARLTAQVRDIALVTTSVARGDLTRTESLLGESQRLAMRLQERSDELQTQQAELQRSNAELEEKAALLATSSQYKSEFLANMSHELRTPLNSLLILARLLSDNPDGHLTDQEVQFATTIHRSGSDLQLINDILDLSKIEAGRMDVRPKRLPLIKVLDYVHATFRPLTLDRGLAFEVTVGEDVPREMYSDEQLLQQILRNLLSNAIKFTASGRVEPTVSRVKDTDHRFTREDHAEVIAFAVADTGIGITAEKLPVIFEAFQQADGTTNRKYRGTGLGLSISREIAGLLGGRIIAESVPGKGSTFTLYVPVVSPGHGVTGHSAEEPGGLVPEQLTTEPYPAAHDTEDTWPAPTKLEAWKAGRAGQVLPGRRVLIVDDDIRNVFALTHVLGRVGMPVLYAENGREGIETLERNPDVELVLMDIMMPEMDGYETISAIRRTPRWAGLPIVALTAKAMPGDREKSIVRGANDYVPKPVDVDQLLTVVCAVLDPDGAEGPEGGAGPSPEIRTEENEAPSP; encoded by the coding sequence ATGAGTGAGAACAGTGCTACGCGGGTGCTCGAAAACGGCCAGAAGGACAGCCAATCGGACGGATTGATCCGCGCGTCCGATCTCCGTGCGCTGACCGCGGCCATGACCGCCGCCCGCGACGGCAGCTTCACCAAGACCCCGGAGACGGGCCCCGCGCCGGTGGCGGAGCTGTGCGCCCTCTTCAACCAGATCATCGGCCGTAGCACTCACTTCGGCGGTGAAGTGCAGCGCGTACGGCGGGAGTTGGTCCGGCACGGCCGACTCGACGAGCGGCTGTCGGCGAGTCCGGGCCAGGGTGCCTGGGCGCCCCGGGTCGACGATGTGAACCAGACGCTCGACGCGCTGGTCGCCCCCGCCGCGAACGCCACCCGTGTGCTGGACGCGGTGGCCGGCGGCGATCTGACCCAGCGCGTCGACCTGCACGACGGCAACCGCCAACTCCGTGGCGATCTCCGGCGGTTGGGCCGGGCCGTGAACAAGATGGTCGACCAGTTGTCGCTGTTCACCGGTGAGGTGACCCGGGTGGCCCGCGAGGTCGGCACCGAGGGGCGGCTCGGGGGCCGGGCCAAGGTCCGTGGTCTGTCCGGAAGTTGGCGGGATGTGACGGAGGCGGTCAACACCATGGCCGCCCGGCTGACCGCGCAGGTGCGGGACATCGCGCTGGTGACCACCTCGGTAGCGCGCGGCGACCTGACCCGTACGGAGTCCCTGCTCGGCGAGTCCCAGCGCCTCGCGATGCGGCTCCAGGAGCGCTCCGACGAACTCCAGACGCAGCAGGCGGAGTTGCAGCGCTCCAACGCCGAACTGGAGGAGAAGGCAGCCCTGCTGGCCACCTCCTCGCAGTACAAGTCGGAGTTCCTGGCGAACATGTCCCATGAACTGCGCACCCCGCTGAACTCCCTGCTGATCCTGGCGCGACTGCTCTCCGACAACCCGGACGGCCATCTCACCGACCAGGAGGTGCAGTTCGCGACCACGATCCACCGCTCCGGCTCGGACCTCCAGCTGATCAACGACATCCTGGACCTGTCGAAGATCGAGGCCGGCCGGATGGACGTACGCCCGAAGCGCCTGCCGCTCATCAAGGTCCTGGACTACGTCCACGCCACGTTCCGCCCGCTCACCCTCGACCGGGGCCTGGCCTTCGAGGTGACGGTCGGCGAGGACGTCCCCCGCGAGATGTACTCCGACGAGCAGCTCCTCCAGCAGATCCTGCGCAACCTCCTCTCCAACGCGATCAAGTTCACCGCGTCCGGCCGGGTCGAGCCGACCGTCAGCCGGGTCAAGGACACCGACCACCGCTTCACCCGCGAGGACCACGCCGAGGTGATCGCCTTCGCCGTCGCGGACACCGGTATCGGCATCACGGCGGAGAAACTCCCGGTGATCTTCGAGGCGTTCCAGCAGGCCGACGGCACCACCAACCGCAAGTACCGCGGCACCGGCCTCGGTCTGTCCATCAGCCGGGAGATCGCCGGTCTGCTCGGCGGACGCATCATCGCCGAGAGCGTCCCCGGCAAGGGCTCCACCTTCACGCTGTACGTGCCCGTCGTCAGCCCCGGCCACGGGGTGACCGGCCATAGCGCCGAGGAGCCCGGCGGCCTCGTGCCCGAGCAGCTGACCACCGAGCCGTACCCGGCGGCCCACGACACCGAGGACACCTGGCCCGCGCCCACCAAACTGGAGGCGTGGAAGGCGGGCCGCGCGGGTCAAGTGCTGCCCGGCCGCCGGGTGTTGATCGTCGACGACGACATCCGCAACGTCTTCGCGCTCACCCATGTCCTCGGCCGCGTCGGTATGCCCGTCCTGTACGCGGAGAACGGCCGCGAGGGCATCGAGACCCTGGAGCGCAACCCGGACGTCGAACTCGTCCTGATGGACATCATGATGCCGGAGATGGACGGCTACGAGACGATCTCCGCCATCCGCCGCACCCCGCGCTGGGCGGGCCTGCCCATCGTCGCCCTCACCGCCAAGGCGATGCCCGGCGACCGCGAGAAGTCCATCGTCCGCGGCGCCAACGACTACGTACCGAAGCCGGTGGACGTCGACCAACTGCTCACGGTCGTCTGCGCGGTACTGGACCCGGACGGCGCGGAGGGCCCGGAGGGCGGCGCCGGGCCGTCTCCCGAGATACGCACCGAAGAGAACGAGGCACCCTCACCATGA
- a CDS encoding response regulator, protein MTTQDRTDGSAGILLVDDMEDNLIALEAVLASLNEPLVRARSGEEAMKALLRQRFAVVLLDIRMPGMDGFETAAHIKRLDQTKDVPIIFLTGTDADAGYTFRGYATGAADYLTKPFDPWVLRAKVSVFLDLHRKTRELESLLARQREHAEQVNARLAALEKQLTTPAPDLTEVRIQIRGLQTLVETNRAL, encoded by the coding sequence ATGACCACTCAGGACCGGACCGACGGAAGCGCGGGCATCCTCCTCGTCGACGACATGGAGGACAACCTGATCGCTCTGGAGGCCGTCCTGGCATCCCTCAACGAGCCGCTCGTACGCGCCCGTTCGGGCGAGGAGGCGATGAAGGCCCTCCTGAGGCAGCGCTTCGCCGTCGTCCTCCTCGACATCCGCATGCCCGGCATGGACGGCTTCGAGACCGCCGCCCACATCAAGCGCCTGGACCAGACCAAGGACGTCCCGATCATCTTCCTCACCGGCACGGACGCCGACGCCGGTTACACATTCCGCGGCTACGCCACCGGCGCCGCCGACTACCTCACCAAGCCCTTCGACCCGTGGGTCCTACGAGCCAAGGTGAGCGTCTTCCTCGACCTCCACCGCAAGACCCGGGAGTTGGAAAGTCTCTTGGCGAGGCAACGGGAGCACGCGGAACAGGTCAACGCCCGCCTGGCAGCCTTGGAAAAACAACTGACCACGCCCGCACCGGACTTGACAGAGGTACGCATTCAAATACGCGGCCTTCAAACCCTGGTGGAGACCAACCGCGCCCTTTAG
- a CDS encoding AMP-dependent synthetase/ligase: protein MSDTQTLIENRPPSMAALFLERVAATPDAEAFRYPVPPASGQGPSEWKSLNWTQAAERVNAIAAGLVELGVQPEQRIALSSATRIEWILCDLGIMCAGAANTTVYPQTNAEESAYILSDSGSRVLIAEDAAQLAKARERKAELPELTHVVVIDPEGADLSEDWVLSLAELEKRGAAYLEKKPDLIKEKVGAITKDQLATLIYTSGTTGRPKGVRLPHDNWAYMAKAIGATGLLEPADVQYLWLPLAHVMGKVLLAGHIEVGHITAVDGRVDKIIENLPVVQPTYMAAVPRIFEKVYNGVVAKARAGGPAKYKIFQWAAGVAREYAKVSQDNFRRTGTASVPFGLEAKHKVADALVYKKLREAFGGRLRACVSGSVALAPEIGFFFAGAGIPILEGYGLTESSAASFVNPGEAYRTGTVGKPLPGTEVRIADDGEILLRGPGIMEGYHGLPEKTAEVLEADGWFHTGDIGELSPDGYLRITDRKKDLFKTSGGKYIAPTEIEGRFKALCPFTSNVMVIGADRNFCTALIALDELSIQAWAAENGLTGKSYEEVISASATVEMVQGHVAQLNEGLQRWQTIKKFRLLPRDLDVEHGELTPSLKLKRPVVEKEYQHLIDEMYAGTRESQRSA, encoded by the coding sequence GTGAGCGACACACAGACCCTGATCGAGAACCGTCCGCCGTCCATGGCGGCCCTCTTCCTGGAGCGCGTGGCGGCCACGCCCGATGCCGAGGCGTTCCGGTACCCGGTGCCGCCCGCCTCGGGCCAGGGCCCCTCGGAGTGGAAGTCGCTGAACTGGACGCAGGCGGCCGAACGGGTCAACGCCATCGCGGCCGGCCTCGTCGAGCTGGGTGTACAGCCCGAGCAGCGCATCGCCCTCTCCTCCGCCACCAGGATCGAGTGGATCCTCTGCGACCTCGGCATCATGTGCGCGGGAGCGGCCAACACCACGGTCTACCCGCAGACCAACGCCGAGGAGTCCGCGTACATCCTGTCCGACTCCGGCAGCCGGGTCCTCATCGCCGAGGACGCCGCGCAGCTCGCCAAGGCCCGTGAGAGGAAGGCCGAGCTGCCCGAGCTGACCCATGTCGTCGTGATCGACCCCGAGGGCGCCGACCTCTCGGAGGACTGGGTGCTCTCCCTCGCCGAGCTGGAGAAGCGCGGCGCCGCGTACCTGGAGAAGAAGCCCGACCTGATCAAGGAGAAGGTCGGCGCGATCACCAAGGACCAGCTCGCCACCCTCATCTACACCTCGGGCACCACGGGCCGCCCCAAGGGGGTGCGCCTGCCGCACGACAACTGGGCGTACATGGCCAAGGCCATCGGCGCGACCGGCCTGCTGGAGCCGGCGGACGTGCAGTACCTGTGGCTGCCGCTCGCGCACGTCATGGGCAAGGTGCTGCTCGCCGGGCACATCGAGGTCGGGCACATCACCGCCGTCGACGGCCGCGTCGACAAGATCATCGAGAATCTGCCGGTCGTGCAGCCGACGTACATGGCCGCCGTGCCGCGCATCTTCGAGAAGGTCTACAACGGCGTCGTCGCCAAGGCGCGCGCGGGCGGTCCGGCCAAGTACAAGATCTTCCAGTGGGCGGCGGGGGTCGCCCGCGAGTACGCCAAGGTCAGCCAGGACAACTTCCGCCGCACCGGTACCGCGTCCGTCCCGTTCGGGCTGGAGGCCAAGCACAAGGTCGCCGACGCGCTGGTCTACAAGAAGCTGCGCGAGGCGTTCGGCGGTCGGCTGCGCGCCTGTGTCTCCGGTTCGGTCGCGCTGGCGCCCGAGATCGGCTTCTTCTTCGCCGGCGCCGGCATCCCCATCCTGGAGGGCTACGGCCTCACCGAGTCCTCCGCCGCCTCCTTCGTCAACCCCGGCGAGGCCTACCGCACCGGCACGGTCGGCAAGCCGCTGCCCGGCACGGAGGTGCGCATCGCGGACGACGGCGAGATCCTGCTGCGCGGCCCCGGCATCATGGAGGGCTACCACGGGCTGCCGGAGAAGACGGCGGAGGTGCTGGAGGCCGACGGCTGGTTCCACACCGGGGACATCGGTGAGCTGTCGCCCGACGGGTATCTGCGGATCACCGACCGGAAGAAGGACCTGTTCAAGACGTCCGGCGGCAAGTACATCGCGCCGACCGAGATCGAGGGGCGGTTCAAGGCGCTGTGCCCCTTCACCTCCAACGTCATGGTGATCGGCGCCGACCGTAACTTCTGCACGGCGCTCATCGCGCTCGACGAGCTGTCCATCCAGGCGTGGGCCGCGGAGAACGGGCTGACCGGGAAGTCGTACGAGGAGGTCATCTCGGCGTCGGCGACGGTGGAGATGGTGCAGGGGCATGTCGCGCAGCTGAACGAGGGGCTGCAGCGGTGGCAGACGATCAAGAAGTTCCGGCTGCTGCCGCGGGATCTCGATGTCGAGCACGGTGAGTTGACGCCGAGTCTGAAGTTGAAGCGGCCTGTGGTGGAGAAGGAGTACCAGCACCTCATCGATGAGATGTACGCGGGGACTCGGGAGTCGCAGCGCTCCGCTTGA